The following are encoded in a window of Kaistia algarum genomic DNA:
- a CDS encoding DUF6950 family protein, whose product MKLQGFLTEYGARPWVWGEVDCCLVMADWLIENGYQDCAAHLRGTYRTEADLNTILDAAGGVLPIVKACFALIPLELSSTPDAGSVGVIGDRSNIHRQWGAIFDGVRWQVRLKGGMVQFSAPLLACWRI is encoded by the coding sequence GTGAAGCTGCAAGGTTTTTTGACCGAGTATGGCGCCCGCCCATGGGTATGGGGCGAAGTCGATTGCTGCCTGGTCATGGCCGACTGGCTGATCGAGAACGGGTACCAGGATTGCGCGGCGCATCTGCGTGGCACCTATCGCACGGAAGCGGACCTCAACACGATCCTCGACGCTGCTGGCGGGGTTCTGCCGATCGTGAAGGCGTGCTTCGCACTCATTCCGCTGGAGCTGTCCAGCACCCCCGATGCGGGCTCAGTCGGCGTCATCGGCGACCGATCCAACATTCATCGCCAATGGGGCGCCATCTTTGACGGCGTTCGCTGGCAGGTGCGCCTGAAGGGCGGAATGGTTCAGTTTTCGGCCCCGCTCTTGGCTTGCTGGAGGATCTGA
- a CDS encoding phage tail protein produces MPQAIGLLVFAAIGNFGGIATWIVTSSIAASLIGGLGVAALSIGANYLLSASNQPAVPKSSDGKYNLKQNVPDLCRVYGRVKKGGDYLFLEEVGGVAFHIICIAAHKIHSVVSHWLHDEEITLNSGTGQVVGPGHFYPYVYLDKRLGADASTAYGAIVSAFPSIWTTAHRGDGLATVLLSCATVAAEDYQTVYPQQMPVHTAIIEGAEVYDPRSGVTAYSQNLALIRLDHLMHPSGGAKLSAADMDMASWARAADVCDEYVLNRAGGYDRRYHGGLWYRYSNDQVQVGRLIDQAAELVIYETAEGKVAVHAGEYVAPDIRLTETDLLSVSFKANRSKASTVLAVRGRFTDPASNYNTVDAATYGNPYLSLDDQRTKTLDNQVVQVHNHSARLQKLAFIRANAPRVTLVATYEAARNAPYRRFIKVHRPPLMVEAIIEILDRPKLSLATLTYEISGIVVPANLYDFVAATEEGVAGTVGTILARGDIPDPVNFGISIETADLGGGQTAAYAKGTWDHVSDALTYELEWSPTAGGVAQSVLSTAGQDEVSTGYLSDGVEYQFRLRTWSAASSSAYTAYIDATATADPTAPGLPTSASATGGVGQATVDWTTPNSANFASTRVYRNTTNSFGTASLVDAIYSAASSPRSYVDTGLTVGTYYYWLTSANFSGIESSEVATGSVTVT; encoded by the coding sequence ATGCCGCAGGCCATTGGTCTTCTTGTCTTCGCGGCGATCGGCAATTTCGGCGGTATCGCGACGTGGATCGTCACTTCCTCGATTGCGGCCTCTCTTATTGGCGGGCTTGGTGTCGCGGCGCTGTCTATCGGCGCGAACTATCTGCTCAGTGCATCGAATCAACCCGCCGTCCCGAAATCCTCGGACGGCAAGTACAATCTCAAGCAGAACGTTCCCGATCTTTGCCGGGTCTATGGCAGGGTCAAGAAGGGCGGCGACTACCTCTTCCTCGAGGAGGTTGGCGGCGTCGCCTTCCACATCATCTGCATCGCGGCGCACAAGATCCATAGCGTTGTGTCGCACTGGCTACATGATGAGGAAATCACATTGAATTCCGGCACGGGGCAGGTTGTCGGTCCCGGCCATTTCTACCCGTACGTCTATCTCGACAAACGGCTGGGCGCCGATGCCAGCACCGCCTATGGCGCGATCGTCTCGGCTTTTCCTTCGATCTGGACAACGGCCCATCGCGGCGACGGACTGGCAACCGTGCTGTTGTCCTGCGCTACCGTTGCGGCGGAAGACTACCAGACCGTCTATCCGCAGCAGATGCCCGTACACACGGCGATCATCGAGGGCGCGGAGGTCTATGACCCTCGCAGCGGCGTCACCGCCTATTCGCAAAACCTCGCCCTGATCCGGCTCGATCATCTGATGCATCCATCGGGCGGCGCCAAGCTCTCGGCTGCCGACATGGACATGGCGAGTTGGGCGCGCGCCGCCGATGTCTGCGACGAATATGTTCTGAACCGGGCTGGTGGCTATGATCGCCGCTACCATGGCGGGCTATGGTATCGCTATTCGAACGATCAGGTTCAGGTCGGCCGGCTGATCGATCAGGCCGCCGAGCTGGTGATCTACGAAACGGCCGAGGGCAAGGTCGCCGTCCATGCCGGCGAGTATGTCGCGCCGGACATTCGCCTGACTGAAACCGATCTGCTGTCGGTGAGCTTCAAGGCGAACCGGTCCAAGGCATCGACGGTGCTGGCGGTGCGCGGGCGTTTCACCGACCCCGCAAGCAACTACAACACGGTCGACGCCGCGACCTATGGCAATCCCTATCTGTCGCTGGATGACCAGCGCACCAAGACGCTCGATAATCAGGTCGTGCAGGTGCACAACCACAGTGCCCGATTGCAGAAGCTCGCCTTTATCCGCGCCAACGCGCCGCGCGTCACGCTGGTCGCGACCTATGAGGCGGCGCGGAATGCACCCTATCGGCGCTTCATCAAGGTGCATCGCCCGCCGCTGATGGTCGAAGCCATCATCGAGATCCTTGACCGCCCCAAGCTGTCGCTGGCGACCCTGACTTATGAGATCAGCGGCATCGTCGTTCCGGCCAATCTCTATGATTTCGTGGCGGCAACGGAAGAGGGTGTCGCCGGCACGGTCGGTACGATCCTGGCGCGTGGCGATATCCCGGACCCGGTGAATTTCGGGATATCGATCGAGACGGCGGATCTTGGCGGAGGCCAGACCGCGGCCTATGCCAAGGGCACCTGGGATCACGTCTCCGACGCGCTGACCTATGAGCTGGAATGGTCGCCGACGGCGGGCGGCGTGGCGCAAAGCGTGCTTTCCACGGCCGGACAGGACGAGGTCTCGACCGGCTATCTCTCCGATGGCGTCGAATATCAGTTCCGGCTCCGGACATGGTCGGCGGCCAGTTCGTCGGCCTATACCGCCTATATCGATGCGACGGCGACGGCTGATCCGACCGCTCCCGGTCTTCCGACATCGGCGTCCGCAACGGGTGGTGTGGGGCAGGCGACGGTCGACTGGACGACGCCGAACTCGGCCAACTTCGCCTCGACCCGGGTCTATCGCAACACGACGAACAGTTTCGGTACCGCCTCGCTGGTGGACGCGATCTATTCGGCAGCATCGTCGCCGCGCAGTTATGTCGATACCGGCCTCACCGTGGGCACCTATTACTATTGGCTGACCTCCGCGAACTTCTCGGGCATCGAGAGTTCCGAGGTCGCGACGGGCTCCGTCACCGTCACCTGA
- a CDS encoding SGNH/GDSL hydrolase family protein, translated as MNLAQLIGLGVFPPITLRETLGAKLRRLARAAEINNPLILNPWRNVAAWVTGTAYASGTVVSNAGGWYVATGAGTSGATAPTHTNGQAVTDGAVLWTYLGPAPITADEAGAPSYSSSTSAPSSPNNIAIYPATYPSLYRIYGGYGETVSATNWYPYVGDAKAATREYGQGIRIACVTDSPVITIPVPGGSPAPRVLIDGRYLSMACLPRSASLTYHTLTFAGLRRNRLIEIEGPKDQWAFQGVVINNASMIRPPSTENDIRAVFAGDSLFDGSGYGPWVAGNTVPNRIARWLGWTDPWNLSHGGTGWINDAGASYYTYGQRVAQAVALSPDILVFGCPTNDTGYTAAAVTAAVKAALQAARSAGYLKPIIVLGAWPRNDANVATTEDAVLAGVTQAADPLGLTTFIPLFRAPFLPIVAGSWNNSAFSSIDNSAMAIGGDGTHPAEIGTGILSDYVAREIKRLALPNIR; from the coding sequence ATGAACCTCGCCCAACTGATCGGCCTCGGCGTCTTCCCGCCCATTACACTTCGCGAGACGCTCGGCGCCAAATTGCGGCGACTGGCGCGCGCAGCGGAAATCAACAATCCGCTGATCCTCAACCCCTGGCGCAATGTCGCGGCATGGGTGACGGGCACCGCCTATGCATCGGGCACGGTCGTTTCCAATGCTGGTGGCTGGTATGTCGCAACCGGTGCCGGCACGTCCGGCGCGACGGCCCCAACGCATACCAATGGGCAGGCGGTCACTGACGGTGCTGTGCTGTGGACATATCTCGGCCCGGCGCCGATCACGGCAGACGAGGCGGGGGCGCCATCCTATTCGTCGAGCACATCGGCACCGTCGAGCCCCAACAATATCGCGATCTATCCGGCGACCTATCCGAGCCTCTATCGGATCTATGGTGGCTATGGCGAGACGGTCTCGGCGACCAACTGGTATCCCTATGTCGGCGACGCGAAGGCAGCTACCAGGGAGTACGGTCAGGGCATCCGCATCGCGTGTGTGACGGATAGTCCGGTCATCACGATCCCGGTTCCGGGCGGATCGCCGGCGCCGCGCGTGCTCATCGACGGCCGCTATCTGTCAATGGCATGCCTGCCGCGATCGGCATCGCTGACCTATCACACGCTGACCTTCGCCGGGCTACGCCGCAACCGCTTGATCGAGATCGAGGGGCCGAAGGACCAGTGGGCTTTCCAAGGTGTTGTCATCAACAACGCCTCCATGATCCGGCCGCCTTCGACCGAGAACGATATCCGCGCCGTCTTCGCGGGTGATAGTCTCTTCGATGGATCAGGCTACGGCCCCTGGGTTGCGGGAAACACAGTCCCAAATCGGATCGCCCGGTGGCTTGGTTGGACCGATCCGTGGAACCTCTCCCATGGCGGTACCGGCTGGATCAACGATGCTGGAGCCAGCTACTACACCTATGGTCAGCGCGTCGCCCAGGCTGTGGCGCTCAGCCCGGACATCCTCGTCTTCGGCTGTCCGACCAATGACACCGGCTATACCGCGGCGGCCGTCACGGCGGCCGTCAAGGCAGCCCTGCAGGCCGCCAGGTCGGCCGGCTATCTGAAGCCGATCATCGTTCTCGGCGCATGGCCTCGCAACGACGCCAATGTAGCGACGACCGAGGATGCGGTGCTTGCCGGCGTGACGCAGGCGGCGGACCCTCTCGGTCTGACCACCTTTATCCCGCTCTTCCGGGCGCCGTTCCTGCCGATCGTCGCCGGTTCCTGGAACAACTCGGCCTTCTCCTCGATCGACAATTCGGCGATGGCGATCGGCGGCGACGGCACCCACCCCGCCGAGATCGGCACCGGCATCCTTTCCGACTATGTCGCCCGCGAGATCAAGCGTCTCGCGCTGCCGAACATCCGCTAG